The Cylindrospermum stagnale PCC 7417 genome segment GTTAACTACAGCCGCCGGCACCATCGCCCCAGCGAAAGTATTTATCATGGGAGCAGGTGTAGCAGGATTGCAAGCGATCGCCACAGCTAGACGCCTAGGAGCAGTGGTAGAAGCCTTTGACATCCGTCCAGCCGTTAAAGAAGAAGTCCAAAGCTTAGGGGCGAAATTCGTCGAAGTCAAACTCGAAGAAGAAACAACCGCCGCTGGTGGTTACGCCAAAGAAATCTCCGAAGCTAGCAAACAACGCACTCAAGAAGTTGTTGCCGAACACGTCAAAAATTCCGATATTGTGATTACTACCGCCCAAGTCCCTGGCAGAAAAGCCCCAATACTTGTCACAGAAGAAATGGTGGCGCAAATGAAACCAGGTTCAGTAATTGTAGATTTAGCTGCCGAACAAGGTGGTAACTGCGCCTGCACTGATCCCGGCAAAGATATTGTTTGGAACGGCGTGACAATCATCGGCCCGATCAATCTGCCATCATCGATGCCAGTCCATGCCAGCCAATTGTATGCCAAAAACGTCACATCGTTGATGCAACTGCTGATTAAAGACAAAGCCTTACAGGTGAACTTTGCCGACGACATCGTTGATGCGGCTTGCGTTACCCACGCCGGCGAAATTAGAAATCAACGCGTCAAAGATGCACTACAAGCTGTGAACACTCAGCAATCACGAGTTAGTTAGGAATTTATTGCATATTCACCACAGATAAATATCGAGATCAATCTGTGGTTCCCTGCACAAAGGAGTTTTTATTTCATGACAGAAGCATTAATTGCTGCTTTGTTTGTATTTGTTTTGGCATCTTTTATCGGCTTTGAAGTCATCAACAAAATACCACCTACCTTGCACACGCCCTTAATGTCAGGCTCAAACGCGATTTCTGGCATTGCGGTACTTGGGGCGATGGTGGCTGCTGGTGCCAGAGAGACGAATTTGTCAGTAATTCTGGGTTTAATTGCCGTAGTACTGGCAACAGTCAACGTCGTGGGTGGTTTCTTAGTCACAGACAGAATGTTGCAAATGTTCAAGAAAAAGGAGATTAAGGCGTGAGCGACTTTTTACCAACTGGCATTCAGCTGACGTACTTAGTCGCTGCATCCTTATTCATTCTCGGTTTGAAAAAGCTGGGTTCTCCCGCTACAGCCAGAAACGGTAACGTTGTCGCTGCTGTGGGGATGTTGCTAGCGATCGCCGCCACAATGCTAGATCAGCACGTATTAAATTACGAGATGATTTTGATCGGTTTGGCGATCGGATCAGTCCTGGGTGCGATCGCCGCTTACAAAGTCCAAATGACCGAAATGCCCCAAATGGTGGGCTTACTCAACGGTTTAGGTGGCGCAGCATCCGCACTAGTCGCCGTTGCCGAATTTTGGCGGTTACTGGATTCTTCAGCACCAATACCCCTAGATGTCAACATTTCCATGCTGTTGGACGTGTTAATCGGTGGTGTCACCTTCACAGGTAGCTTTCTAGCCTTCGCCAAGTTGCAAGGTTTAATCAGCGGTTCCCCAATTACCTTTCCGTTCCAGCAACCATTTAACCTCGCGCTGCTGGGAGTTTATGTAGCGGGAAGTGCCTATTTAATCATCACACCAGATAGCCTGCCCGTATTCCTCGCAGTGGTTGCAGTTTCCTTGGTGTTGGGTGTGATGTTCGTCATCCCCATTGGTGGCGGCGATATGCCCGTGGTAATTTCGCTGTTAAACTCCTTATCAGGTGTAGCAGCAGCAGCGGCTGGTTTCGTGGTGATGAACAATATGTTAATCATCGCCGGCGCATTGGTGGGAGCTTCTGGCTTAATTCTCACCGAGATTATGTGTAAAGCAATGAACCGCTCTCTCTTCAGTGTGCTGTTCAGCGCTTTTGGTTCAGGTTCTGCTACAGGTGGTGGTGCTGCTGCTGCTGGTGCAACCGATCAAACCGTCCGCAGCATCGATCCCGAAGAAGGAGCGATGATGTTAGGTTATGCTCGTTCTGTGGTAATTGTCCCTGGTTACGGTATGGCAGTTGCTCAAGCACAGCATAGCGTCCGCGAGTTGGCAGATCAACTAGAACGGATGGGTGTTGATGTTAAGTATGCCATTCACCCTGTAGCGGGAAGAATGCCGGGACACATGAACGTATTGCTGGCTGAAGCAAATGTAGCTTATACCCAGTTATACGACATGGATGATATTAATCCCCAGTTTGAACAAGCCGATGTAGCTTTAGTAATTGGGGCAAATGATGTTGTAAATCCTGCGGCGCGTACTGATACAAGTAGTCCTATTTATGGGATGCCGATTTTGGAAGTAGATCGAGCAAAGCAAACAATTGTAATTAAGCGCGGGATGAGTACAGGTTTTGCCGGTGTTGATAATGAGTTGTTTTATAAGGATAAAACGACGATGTTA includes the following:
- a CDS encoding Re/Si-specific NAD(P)(+) transhydrogenase subunit alpha; translation: MKIAVAKEIEVWERRVALIPDTVARLVKQGLEVLVEKGAGERAFFSDADYEAAGAKIISDPTTLWGEADILLKVSPPEEREDGRSEISLLKEGSVLISFLNPLGNPVIAQQLANRKVTALGMELIPRSTRAQSMDALSSQASLAGYKAVLIAAAALPKYFPMLTTAAGTIAPAKVFIMGAGVAGLQAIATARRLGAVVEAFDIRPAVKEEVQSLGAKFVEVKLEEETTAAGGYAKEISEASKQRTQEVVAEHVKNSDIVITTAQVPGRKAPILVTEEMVAQMKPGSVIVDLAAEQGGNCACTDPGKDIVWNGVTIIGPINLPSSMPVHASQLYAKNVTSLMQLLIKDKALQVNFADDIVDAACVTHAGEIRNQRVKDALQAVNTQQSRVS
- a CDS encoding NAD(P) transhydrogenase subunit alpha, whose amino-acid sequence is MTEALIAALFVFVLASFIGFEVINKIPPTLHTPLMSGSNAISGIAVLGAMVAAGARETNLSVILGLIAVVLATVNVVGGFLVTDRMLQMFKKKEIKA
- a CDS encoding NAD(P)(+) transhydrogenase (Re/Si-specific) subunit beta gives rise to the protein MSDFLPTGIQLTYLVAASLFILGLKKLGSPATARNGNVVAAVGMLLAIAATMLDQHVLNYEMILIGLAIGSVLGAIAAYKVQMTEMPQMVGLLNGLGGAASALVAVAEFWRLLDSSAPIPLDVNISMLLDVLIGGVTFTGSFLAFAKLQGLISGSPITFPFQQPFNLALLGVYVAGSAYLIITPDSLPVFLAVVAVSLVLGVMFVIPIGGGDMPVVISLLNSLSGVAAAAAGFVVMNNMLIIAGALVGASGLILTEIMCKAMNRSLFSVLFSAFGSGSATGGGAAAAGATDQTVRSIDPEEGAMMLGYARSVVIVPGYGMAVAQAQHSVRELADQLERMGVDVKYAIHPVAGRMPGHMNVLLAEANVAYTQLYDMDDINPQFEQADVALVIGANDVVNPAARTDTSSPIYGMPILEVDRAKQTIVIKRGMSTGFAGVDNELFYKDKTTMLFGSAKDMVSKLVSEVKQL